One Niallia circulans DNA segment encodes these proteins:
- a CDS encoding glycoside hydrolase family 1 protein, with the protein MVAKRFPEGFLWGGATAANQLEGGYNLGGKGLSTADMIPFIPKEERAGDNAVHITSEQFEEAFKEDSKKLYPKRWGVDFYHRYKEDIALFGEMGFKTFRLSISWARIFPNGDDLQPNEEGLQFYDNVFDELAKYNIEPLVTLSHYEMPAALVKKYNGWIDRKVVNMFTKYAETVFKRYRNKVKYWLTFNEINAIALAPYNGGGLITDRFENINQAIYQALHHQFIASAMAVKLCREINPDAKIGCMLARLETYPETCNPQDVLKTLKQEQMNFFYTDVQVRGYYPNFIKEYFKENNININMEETDEDLLLQNKVDYISFSYYMSLVESAGPHGERAPGNLFSGLKNPYLESSDWGWQIDAVGLRVTLNKLYDRYQVPLFVVENGLGAIDTPDENGLIQDDYRINYLREHIVQMREAISDGVELMGYTSWGPIDIISVSTSEVSKRYGFIHVDIDDYGNGSFKRTKKKSFEWYKEVINSNGQVL; encoded by the coding sequence ATTGTGGCTAAAAGATTTCCAGAAGGGTTTTTATGGGGTGGAGCAACAGCTGCCAATCAATTAGAAGGCGGATATAACTTAGGTGGAAAAGGTTTGTCAACAGCTGATATGATACCATTTATACCTAAGGAAGAGCGTGCTGGTGACAATGCAGTACATATTACATCTGAGCAGTTTGAGGAAGCATTTAAGGAAGACTCTAAAAAGCTATACCCAAAAAGATGGGGAGTGGATTTTTACCATCGCTATAAAGAAGATATTGCTTTGTTTGGCGAGATGGGTTTTAAAACATTCCGATTATCTATTTCTTGGGCACGTATTTTTCCAAACGGTGATGACTTACAGCCGAATGAAGAGGGACTTCAATTTTATGATAATGTCTTTGATGAATTAGCAAAATATAATATTGAACCACTTGTAACGTTATCACATTATGAAATGCCTGCTGCTCTTGTTAAGAAATATAATGGATGGATAGATAGAAAAGTAGTTAATATGTTTACAAAATACGCAGAAACAGTATTTAAGAGATATCGTAATAAAGTGAAATACTGGTTAACATTTAATGAAATCAATGCTATTGCTTTAGCTCCATATAATGGTGGAGGTTTAATAACAGACCGTTTTGAAAATATAAATCAAGCAATCTATCAAGCCCTACACCATCAATTTATTGCTAGTGCAATGGCTGTAAAGCTATGTAGGGAGATTAACCCCGATGCGAAAATCGGCTGTATGCTTGCGAGACTGGAAACATATCCAGAAACATGTAATCCACAAGATGTGTTAAAAACGCTAAAACAAGAGCAGATGAATTTCTTTTATACAGATGTTCAAGTTCGTGGTTATTATCCAAACTTTATTAAAGAATATTTTAAAGAGAACAATATTAATATAAATATGGAAGAAACGGATGAAGATCTTTTATTACAAAATAAAGTAGATTATATTTCCTTCAGTTACTATATGTCTTTAGTGGAAAGTGCCGGACCACATGGGGAAAGAGCTCCAGGTAATTTATTCTCTGGTTTAAAAAATCCATATCTTGAATCATCTGACTGGGGATGGCAAATTGATGCTGTAGGACTTCGTGTTACTTTAAATAAACTGTATGATAGATATCAAGTTCCACTATTTGTTGTAGAGAATGGACTCGGTGCAATTGATACACCAGATGAAAATGGTTTGATTCAAGATGATTATCGCATTAACTATCTAAGAGAGCATATTGTGCAAATGAGAGAAGCTATCTCAGATGGTGTAGAACTTATGGGTTATACTAGTTGGGGACCAATTGATATTATTAGTGTTTCAACTTCTGAGGTAAGCAAACGATATGGTTTTATTCATGTCGATATAGATGATTACGGAAATGGAAGCTTCAAGAGAACAAAAAAGAAAAGTTTTGAATGGTATAAAGAAGTAATTAACTCGAATGGTCAAGTGTTGTAA
- a CDS encoding CPBP family intramembrane glutamic endopeptidase: MEISLWIMIVFVLLYEPIYGYYDFQKFKVNVTTNPHTREKYYINSIVGLWAPTLYIILLVLFTELTFNQIGFTLPSINTNVFGPIITYTVFALTGIYILAILYYMIGYHVSITIRTKLTEAKNREKEKSAYLAIMPVSKREKKLWNYVSITAGLTEEIIYRGFLIFAFSYLFPNLPIWFVVIFASLLFGLAHTYQGLLSGVLRTAIVGMVFSVLYMGLNSIIPLILLHFLIDYMAKVGEDENYIQDSRITKIP; the protein is encoded by the coding sequence ATGGAAATTTCCCTTTGGATAATGATTGTTTTTGTGTTACTATATGAGCCAATTTACGGATATTATGATTTTCAGAAATTCAAGGTAAATGTCACAACAAATCCACATACCAGAGAGAAGTATTATATTAATTCTATTGTAGGTTTGTGGGCTCCTACTCTCTATATCATCCTCTTAGTCCTTTTCACAGAACTTACCTTTAATCAAATAGGGTTTACCCTACCTTCCATTAACACAAATGTATTTGGCCCTATTATTACCTACACTGTATTTGCCCTAACTGGTATTTATATTCTTGCTATCCTATATTATATGATAGGATACCATGTAAGTATTACTATTCGTACAAAACTCACCGAAGCAAAAAACAGAGAAAAAGAAAAATCAGCGTACCTCGCAATAATGCCTGTAAGTAAAAGAGAGAAGAAGTTATGGAATTACGTTTCTATTACAGCAGGACTTACCGAAGAAATAATATACAGAGGCTTTTTAATCTTTGCATTTTCTTATTTGTTCCCAAACTTGCCCATTTGGTTTGTTGTCATCTTTGCGTCCCTTTTGTTCGGACTGGCTCATACGTATCAGGGGCTATTATCAGGCGTATTGCGGACAGCAATAGTTGGCATGGTTTTCTCCGTTTTATATATGGGACTTAATTCAATTATCCCCCTTATTCTTCTTCATTTCTTAATAGATTATATGGCAAAGGTTGGGGAGGATGAAAATTATATTCAGGATTCTCGAATAACAAAAATCCCATAA
- a CDS encoding GNAT family N-acetyltransferase: protein MKSLKMAQLINLDDIVKIDELVIGKKCRCESIRKAIKEERCIVANDKNLIVGFLIFDTNFFGCSFISLIIVSPTERRKGYATSLIEYFINISPTKKIFSSTNKSNQRMQEVFKASGFLQSGLIENLDEGDPEIIYYKTK, encoded by the coding sequence TTGAAATCATTAAAAATGGCTCAATTAATTAATTTAGATGATATAGTGAAAATTGATGAACTAGTAATCGGTAAAAAATGCAGGTGTGAATCCATTAGGAAAGCTATTAAAGAAGAGAGATGTATAGTTGCTAATGATAAGAATCTTATAGTTGGTTTTTTAATATTTGATACCAATTTCTTTGGTTGTAGTTTCATTTCACTAATAATTGTTAGTCCAACTGAAAGGCGTAAAGGATACGCTACATCGCTTATTGAATATTTTATAAACATTTCGCCAACAAAGAAAATTTTCTCTTCAACCAATAAATCAAATCAAAGGATGCAAGAAGTTTTTAAAGCAAGTGGATTCTTACAAAGTGGATTAATTGAAAATTTAGATGAAGGAGATCCTGAGATAATTTACTATAAAACCAAATAA